One Delphinus delphis chromosome 16, mDelDel1.2, whole genome shotgun sequence genomic window carries:
- the GGPS1 gene encoding geranylgeranyl pyrophosphate synthase isoform X1, whose amino-acid sequence MEKTQETAQRILLEPYKYLLQLPGKQVRTKLSQAFNHWLKVPEDKLQIIIEVTEMLHNASLLIDDIEDNSKLRRGFPVAHSIYGIPSVINSANYVYFLGLEKVLTLDHPDAVKLFTRQLLELHQGQGLDIYWRDNYTCPTEEEYKAMVLQKTGPQPLEPSYGTRGMKKETLISV is encoded by the exons atggaGAAGACTCAAGAAACAGCCCAAAGAATTCTTCTAGAACCTTACAAGTACTTACTTCAGTTACCAG GTAAACAAGTGAGAACCAAACTTTCACAGGCGTTTAATCATTGGCTAAAAGTTCCAGAAGACAAGCTACAG ATTATCATTGAAGTGACGGAAATGTTGCATAATGCCAGTTTACTCATCGATGATATTGAAGACAACTCAAAACTCCGTCGTGGCTTTCCAGTGGCACACAGCATCTATGGAATTCCATCTGTCATCAATTCTGCcaattatgtatattttcttggCCTAGAGAAAGTCTTAACCCTTGATCACCCAGATGCAGTAAAGCTTTTTACCCGCCAGCTTTTAGAACTCCATCAGGGACAAGGCCTGGATATCTACTGGAGGGATAATTACACTTGTCCCACTGAAGAAGAATATAAAGCAATGGTGCTGCAAAAGACAG gcCCTCAGCCCCTGGAGCCATCTTATGGCACAAGAGGTATGAAAAAAGAGACCCTGATTTCTGTATGA
- the GGPS1 gene encoding geranylgeranyl pyrophosphate synthase isoform X2 — protein MEKTQETAQRILLEPYKYLLQLPGKQVRTKLSQAFNHWLKVPEDKLQIIIEVTEMLHNASLLIDDIEDNSKLRRGFPVAHSIYGIPSVINSANYVYFLGLEKVLTLDHPDAVKLFTRQLLELHQGQGLDIYWRDNYTCPTEEEYKAMVLQKTGGLFGLAALSPWSHLMAQEV, from the exons atggaGAAGACTCAAGAAACAGCCCAAAGAATTCTTCTAGAACCTTACAAGTACTTACTTCAGTTACCAG GTAAACAAGTGAGAACCAAACTTTCACAGGCGTTTAATCATTGGCTAAAAGTTCCAGAAGACAAGCTACAG ATTATCATTGAAGTGACGGAAATGTTGCATAATGCCAGTTTACTCATCGATGATATTGAAGACAACTCAAAACTCCGTCGTGGCTTTCCAGTGGCACACAGCATCTATGGAATTCCATCTGTCATCAATTCTGCcaattatgtatattttcttggCCTAGAGAAAGTCTTAACCCTTGATCACCCAGATGCAGTAAAGCTTTTTACCCGCCAGCTTTTAGAACTCCATCAGGGACAAGGCCTGGATATCTACTGGAGGGATAATTACACTTGTCCCACTGAAGAAGAATATAAAGCAATGGTGCTGCAAAAGACAGGTGGACTATTTGGATTAGCA gcCCTCAGCCCCTGGAGCCATCTTATGGCACAAGAGGTATGA
- the GGPS1 gene encoding geranylgeranyl pyrophosphate synthase isoform X4, which produces MEKTQETAQRILLEPYKYLLQLPGKQVRTKLSQAFNHWLKVPEDKLQIIIEVTEMLHNASLLIDDIEDNSKLRRGFPVAHSIYGIPSVINSANYALSPWSHLMAQEV; this is translated from the exons atggaGAAGACTCAAGAAACAGCCCAAAGAATTCTTCTAGAACCTTACAAGTACTTACTTCAGTTACCAG GTAAACAAGTGAGAACCAAACTTTCACAGGCGTTTAATCATTGGCTAAAAGTTCCAGAAGACAAGCTACAG ATTATCATTGAAGTGACGGAAATGTTGCATAATGCCAGTTTACTCATCGATGATATTGAAGACAACTCAAAACTCCGTCGTGGCTTTCCAGTGGCACACAGCATCTATGGAATTCCATCTGTCATCAATTCTGCcaattat gcCCTCAGCCCCTGGAGCCATCTTATGGCACAAGAGGTATGA
- the GGPS1 gene encoding geranylgeranyl pyrophosphate synthase isoform X3, translating to MEKTQETAQRILLEPYKYLLQLPGKQVRTKLSQAFNHWLKVPEDKLQIIIEVTEMLHNASLLIDDIEDNSKLRRGFPVAHSIYGIPSVINSAKPSAPGAILWHKRYEKRDPDFCMRSVTDIPE from the exons atggaGAAGACTCAAGAAACAGCCCAAAGAATTCTTCTAGAACCTTACAAGTACTTACTTCAGTTACCAG GTAAACAAGTGAGAACCAAACTTTCACAGGCGTTTAATCATTGGCTAAAAGTTCCAGAAGACAAGCTACAG ATTATCATTGAAGTGACGGAAATGTTGCATAATGCCAGTTTACTCATCGATGATATTGAAGACAACTCAAAACTCCGTCGTGGCTTTCCAGTGGCACACAGCATCTATGGAATTCCATCTGTCATCAATTCTGCcaa gcCCTCAGCCCCTGGAGCCATCTTATGGCACAAGAGGTATGAAAAAAGAGACCCTGATTTCTGTATGAGAAGTGTCACTGACATCCCAGAATGA